One region of Candidatus Leptovillus gracilis genomic DNA includes:
- a CDS encoding SCO family protein codes for IGMTGSEAELLGVTTQLGIYYQKHEGTPATGYLVDHTATVSVMDRNGRLRLVFPFETKGEDMAVDLRYLLHYD; via the coding sequence TTATTGGCATGACCGGCAGCGAGGCTGAGTTGTTAGGCGTTACCACGCAGTTGGGCATCTATTACCAAAAACATGAGGGAACGCCAGCCACTGGCTATCTGGTTGATCATACGGCGACGGTAAGTGTGATGGATCGGAACGGCCGTTTGCGTCTGGTATTCCCTTTTGAGACCAAAGGGGAAGATATGGCCGTGGATCTGCGCTATCTGCTCCATTACGATTGA